Genomic window (Ruminococcus flavefaciens AE3010):
TCTTCCTCGCATTGCAAGTGTGTTGACAAACATTCCAAGCATACCTTCGGTATCCTTATGGGTACGTCCGCTTATCGGACTTCCTATTACTATGTCTTCCTGTCGGCTATACTTGCTCAGCATTACCATTGCTGCTGCAAGGAATACCATATATTCTGTTGCTCCGCTTTTCCTTACAAGATCCTCGACGCTCTTGCTGAGGTCTTCGTCAATAATAGTACTTGTTATGCTTCCTGCATAACTCTGCTCCTGAGGTCTTGTAAAATCAGTCGGCATATCAAGTACAGGTATCTCATCTTCAAACTGACTCTTCCAGTACTCTGCCTGATCACTCAGGTCTCTTGTTCTCATCCACTCACTGTAGTCCTTGAACTGGTGTGTTAACGGTTCAAGCTTTTCTCCGTTATACAGTGCCATAAACTCTCTTGTGAATATCTCATCACTCATTCCGTCGCCCACTATGTGATGCATATCGAACATCATGAGATGGTACTCGCCCTTGTTTACAAGCTTTACTCTTACAGGCTTTCCGCTTGAAAGATCAAAGGGCCTCAGGAAGTTCTTCATCAGCTCTTCATCTGATTCTTCGCTTGTTACATACTCGAAGTCTGCATCTATGTGATCAAGTATCTTCTGTACAGGCTCACCGTCTATCATCAGGAACTGTGTTCTCAGTATCTCATGGCGGTCGGTCATTTCCTGTAATGCTTTTCTTAGATCTTCAGGACGCACTTCTCCAGTTAGTTTCAGATTCTGGGGCATATTGTATGCTGTTGACTCAGGATCCATTTGCTGTATCAGGTATGTTCTCTTCTGGGCTGAGGACATGGGATAGTACTCTTTTTCCTCTGCTTTAGGTATCGGTAGATATTCTTCGCTCTCAGCTCCTGCCAGAACAGCAAGCTGTTCTGCTGTCGGATGTGCAAATACTTCCTTTAATGCTATTCTTGTTCCTGTTTCCGCTTCGATACGGTTTACAAGTCTTGTTGCTCTCAGTGAGTGTCCGCCGAGTTCAAAGAAGCTGTCCTTGATTCCCACCTGTTCCACATTAAGTATTTCACTGAATATATTGCAGATCTTCTCTTCAACTTCGTTTCTTGGTGCGATATACTCCTTTGTTGCCTTGGCTTCTATCTCGGGCAGGGCTCTTTTGTCAAGCTTGCCGTTTCGTGTTACGGGTATTGCTTTTATCTGCATCATATATGCAGGCACCATATATTCGGGCATGCTTTCGCTGAGCCTGTCTCTTATCTCTGACACGCTCTTTTCTTCATCGCTTGTATAGTACGCATATATTGCCTTATCTCCTGTGCTGTCCGCTCTTGCTATTACTGCACAGTCCTTTATGCCGTCAATACCTCTTATTCTGCTTTCTATTTCTCCAAGCTCGATTCGGAAGCCTCTTATCTTTACCTGTTCGTCTATTCTTCCTAAGAACTCTATATTTCCGTCAGGCAGCCATCTTGCAAGGTCTCCCGATCTGTACATTCTTCCTTCACCGAATGGGTTCTTTACAAACTTCTCGGCTGTAAGCTCAGGTCTGTTCAGATAGCCTCTTGCAAGTCCGTCACCTGTTATGCAAAGCTCGCCCGGCACTCCTATTCCGCAGAGGCTATTTCCCTGCATTATGTAGATCTTTGAGTTCCTCTTGGGCTTTCCTATGGGCACAAGCTCTCCTGCATATTTCTTTGTATACTTTTCGTCTGCTCTCTTTATCTGATATACCGTAGTGATTACTGTTCCTTCTGTTGGTCCGTATGTCTGCCATACTTCTGCATCTCTCTTTAGTATATTGCTCAGATATTCGATCTTTAACTTGTCGCTTCCTACTATGTACTTCTTTACTGTTTTCAGCTCTTCAAGTCTGTTCAGCTCATTCATCAGCAGCGGCGAACAGTGTACCAATGTAACTTCGTTTTTGTTTATGTACTCATGGAGTTTCTCTACGTCGGGAACTATTTCCGCAGGCGCTGTTACTACTCGTCCTCCGCTGCATATTGCAGGATAGAACTCCTCTACAAACATATCGAATGAATATGACGCCTGCTGCAATGAAACTACATTTTCGTCGATAACAAATGTTCTCTTAAAGTTGTATATATCAGCTACCACGCCTCTTTCTTCGAGTGCTACTGCCTTGGGCTTGCCTGTGGTACCTGATGTATATATCAGGTAGATAAGGTCGCTCTGGTTCTTTATCTTCTTAGGATTTGCTGAAATTCCTTCTGTAAATTTATCAGGCTCTATTACTTCGATTCCAACAGGTACTTCAATGCTATTATGAGTGTACTTTATTACCGCTTTTGGCTTGCTGTCCTCAAGCATGAAGCGTATTCTCTCTTCCGGATACTTCGGATCTATCGGCACATATGCTCCGCCTGATTTCAGTACTGCTATGATCGAAACTGCCATTTCTACGCTTCTGTCGGTTATTATCCCCACAAATTCGTTGGCCTTTACTCCAAACTGTCTGAGCTTGTATGCTATTTCATTTGCACGTCTGTTTAGTTCTCCATAGGTTATGCTTCTTCCACTGCACACATAGCAGATTTTCTCAGGTGCCTTTGCTGCTTGTTCTTCAAACAGTTCTGCTGCGGTCTTATCTCTCGGATATTCTGCTTCTGTTGTATTGAAATCTGTGAGTATATGCTTTCTTTCATCCGATGTTACAGCTTCTATATCGCCTATCTTTTGGTCTTCGTTTTCAGTCACTGCTTTCAAGACCTCAGTCAGATGCTCTATTAGCTGCTTTGCTGTCTCTTCTCTGAACAACGCCGTGCAGTATTCAAGTCCTATTCCGTACTTTCCGCCAAATTCCGCTATATTGAATATCATGTCAAATTTGGCGACCACATTTGCTATTCCTGTGTCTTCGGCTTCTGTACCCGATAATTCGCCCTTTGCTGTCTCGTTGTTCTGCAGTACGAGCATTACGTCAAACAGCGGATTTCTGGACATATCTCTCTGTACTTCCACTGCTTCTACAAGCTCTTCAAACGGATATTCCTGATTCTCATATGCTTTGAGACAGGTTTCCTTTATCTCTTTAAGGAAATCCTTGAAGCTCTTGTACTTCTCGGGTCTTCCTCGCATTGCAAGAGTGTTTATGAACATGCCAAGCATAACTTCGGTATCCTTATGGGTACGTCCGCTTATAGGACTTCCTATTACTATGTCCTCCTGTCTGCTGTACTTGCTCAGCATTACCATTGCTGCTGCAAGGAATACCATATATTCTGTTGCTCCGCTCTTCCTTACAAGCTCCTTGACTCTTCTGCTGAGCTTCTCATCAAGTATTGATGTTACTGTTGCTCCTGCATGGCTTTGTACCTGTGGCCTCTGAAAATCTGTCGGCATATCAAGCACAGGTATTTCATCTTCAAACTGACTCTTCCAATACTCTGCCTGTCCGCTCAGGTCTCTTGTTCTCATCCACTCGCTGTAGTCCTTGAACTGGTGTGTTAACGACTCCAACTTCTCACCATTGTACAGCTTCATAAATTCACGTTTGAATATTTCATCACTTGCTCCGTCGCCAACAATATGATGAATATCAAACATGAGAAGATGATACTCGCCCTTGTTTACGAGCTTTACTCTTACAGGCTTTCCGCTTGCAAGATCAAAGGGCCTCAGGAACTGCTTCATCAGCTCTTCATCTGATTCTTCGCTTGTTACATACTCGAAGTCTGCATCTATGTGATCAAGTATTTTCTGTACAGGCTCTCCGTCTATCATCAGGAACTGTGTTCTCAGTATCTCATGGCGGTCTGTCATTTCCTGCAATGCTTTTCTTAAATCGTCAGGGCGCACTTCTCCAGTAAGTTTCAGATTCTGGGGCATATTGTATGCTGTTGACTCAGGATCCATTTGCTGTATCAGGTAGGTTCTTTTCTGAGCAGAAGACATGGGATAATATTCCTTCTCCTCAGCTTTCGGAATAGGTACATATTCTTCGCTCTCAGCTCCTGCAAGTACTGCAAGCTGCTCTGCTGTCGGATGTGCAAATACTTCCTTTAATGCTATTCTTGTTCCTGTTTCCGCTTCTATACGGTTTACAAGTCTTGTTGCTCTCAGTGAGTGTCCGCCGAGTTCAAAGAAGCTGTCCTTGATTCCCACCTGTTCCACATTCAGTATTTCACTGAATATATTGCAGATCTTCTCTTCGATCTCGTTTCTTGGTGCGATATACTCCTTTGTTGCCTTGGCTTCGATATCGGGCAATGCTCTCTTGTCAAGCTTTCCGTTTCTTGTTACGGGTATTGCTTCTATCTGCATCATATATGCAGGCACCATATATTCGGGCATGCTTTCGCTGAGCCTGTCTCTTATCTCTGACACGCTCTTTTCTTCATCGCTTGTATAGTACGCATATATTGCCTTATCTCCTGTGCTGTCTGCTCTTGCTATTACTGCACAGTCCTTTATGCCGTCAATACCTCTTATTCTGCTTTCTATTTCTCCAAGCTCGATTCGGAAGCCTCTTATCTTTACCTGCTCATCTATTCTTCCTAAGAACTCGATATTTCCGTCAGGCAGCCATCTTGCAAGATCTCCCGATCTGTACATTCTTCCTTCACCGAATGGGTTCTTTACAAACTTCTCGGCTGTAAGCTCGGGTCTGTTCAGATAGCCTCTTGCAAGTCCGTCACCTGTTATGCAAAGCTCGCCCGGCACTCCTATTCCGCAGAGACTATTTCCCTGCATTATGTAGATCTTTGAGTTCCTCTTGGGCTTTCCTATGGGCACAAGCTCTCCTGCATATTTCTTTGTATACTTTTCGTCTGCTCTCTTTATCTGATATACCGTAGTGATTACTGTTCCTTCTGTTGGTCCGTATGTCTGCCATACTTCTGCATCTCTCTTTAGTATATTGCTCAGATATTCGATCTTTAACTTGTCGCTTCCTACTATGTACTTCTTTACTGTTTTCAGCTCTTCAAGTCTGTTCAGCTCATTCATCAGCAGCGGCGAACAGTGTACCAATGTAACTTCGTTTTTGTTTATGTACTCATGGAGTTTCTCTACGTCGGGAACTATTTCCGCAGGCGCTGTTACTACTCGTCCTCCGCTGCATATTGCAGGATAGAACTCCTCTACAAACATATCGAATGAATATGACGCCTGCTGCAATGAAACTACATTTTCGTCGATAACAAATGTTCTCTTAAAGTTGTATATATCAGCTACCACGCCTCTTTCTTCGAGTGCTACTGCCTTGGGCTTGCCTGTGGTACCTGATGTGTATATCAGGTAGATAAGGTCGCTCTGGTTCTTTATCTTCTTAGGATTTGCTGAAATTCCTTCTGTAAATTTATCAGGCTCTATTACTTCGATTCCAACAGGTACTTCAATGCTATTATGAGTGTACTTTATTACCGCTTTTGGCTTGCTGTCCTCAAGCATGAAGCGTATTCTCTCTTCCGGATACTTCGGATCTATCGGCACATATGCTCCGCCTGATTTCAGTACTGCTATGATCGAAACTGCCATTTCTACGCTTCTGTCGGTTATTATCCCTACAAATTCGTTGGCCTTTACTCCAAGCTCTCTGAGCTTGTATGCTATTTCATTTGCACGTCTGTTTAGTTCTCCATAGGTTATGCTTCTTCCACTGCACACATAGCAGATTTTCTCAGGTGCCTTTGCTGCTTGTTCTTCAAACAGTTCTGCTGCGGTCTTGTCTCTCGGGAACTCCGCTTCTGTGGCATTGAAATCGTTAATAATAAGGCTTTTTTCTTCATCGATAACTGCTTCAATTGCAGAGAACTTCTTTTCGGATTTTTCAGCGATCTCACTGCATATTTTATTAAGTCTCTGTAATATAGCATCTACATCCTTTATCCCGTATTTCTCAGGAGAATACATCACTCTGAATACGAGCTTATCTTTTCTTTCAAAAGCACTGATCGATATACCGAAATTTGTCTGCTCACGTGATGAGTCAATTAATAAACCACTTTCATCGGAACGGTCATTTTTACTTTCATTGCCTGATGAAAAGTTTTCAAAAGCAAAAATGACCTTGATCAGATCAGATCCCACAGAAGTAGCATTCATTATATCTCCAAGAGAACAATAGTCATAATTCAAGCTTTCTGAACCTTGCTCCTGCTGAGCCTTTAACAGAGATATTACCGAAGTATCACTTTCAGTTCTGAATCTTATCGGTATTGTATTTATGAAAAGTCCCAGCATATCTTCAATACCGTAAATCGGAGCATTTCGTCCTGATACAACTTTTCCGAACACAACATCATTGCTGCCATTATAATTCTGAAGCATTACGCCTACGGCAGTTTCTGCAATACAGTTTAAAGTGATAGAATTGTTCTCGGCAATATTTTTCAGCTTGATGACAATGTTTTCGTTGATCTCGATCTCTTTACAGCCGACGTTTTCATCAGTTGCCTCAGGATAATAACAGCATGGGATATCACATACGTTGTTATATCCTTCAAGGAGATCCTGCCAATATAAAAGTGCTTTATTCTGATCCTGTTTAGTCAGCCATTTAATGTACTCACCATATTCGGGGAAGGTACTTTTTTCATTATCGATTTCCTTGATAATATTTTCATAGGTCTCACCGTTAAAAAGTCGCTCATAGTATTCATAGAATTTCTCAAAAACTATTCCCAATCCCCAGCCGTCAATAATGATATGATGAGTAGTCAATATAAATTTGTAAGCAGATTCACCTATTTTTACGTATGTTACTCTTAAAAGCGGGGCATTTTTGAAATCAAATCCTCTGATTATATCTTTATGAACGATTTCTTTGTATTTTTCATCAAAATCAGAACTATCGGAAAGATCGATACAATTCACCTCAGGCTGACGAACTTTCAATACGACCTGTTTGGGCTTTTTCAGATTCTCATACACAAATGAGGTCCTCAGAATACTGAAACGAGCAAACAAAAGTGACAGTGAATTCTTAACAATACTCATATCAAGCTCATATTTCAGATCATATATCGTTTGTAAAACATATTCTCCTGATCCCGGATTAAGTAAACTGTGAAACAGAATACCCTCCTGCATTGGAGACAATGTATATATATTTTCAATGTTCTTATTTACTTCTGCCATTAGTATTCCTCCAATTTATCAAGAAAACAGATCGTTTATAAGCTCAAGTTCCTCGTCATCAAGCTCATCATCTATCATGTCCGAAATAGTTTTTCCGTCATTCTGTGTATTGGCACAGTATTCAATAAGTTCGGTCAGACTGCGTTTAAACTCATCTTTAAGCTTTTCGATAAAGTCTTTTCCAACGCCGCTGTCATGTCCGCAGATAGAGAATGTAAGCTTTCCGTTTGAAATACTGCCATTAATACTTATTCTTTCTGGCATTATATTTTCTTCTGCAACTGAATTGCCGAATATGTACTCCTCTGATCTACCGCTCTTGGTCTCGCCAAAATCGCCAAGATAGTTAAAGCATATATCCGGAGAACAGCTGTGAGAAACAAAACCGTAGCCGATTCCCGAATCAGGAACTCTTCTGATTGTATCCTTGGCTGATATGATTGCCTTGGAATGATCCTGCAAACATTTAAGATTTACAGGGTAAATATTGGTAAACCAGCCTACCGTTCTGTCAATCAATATTGGTTCATGCAGTTCTTCACGGCCGTGTCCCTCAAGTTCAACGGATAAAGTTTCCTGTCCTGTTATACGACCGACTGCTGTCGCAAGTGCGGCAAGCATAACTTCATTAATTTTTACACCGTATGCATTTGAACTTTTGGTCATCAGCTTTTCGGTAGTGTCTTTATCAAATTCTACCAAAGCAGAATAATCACTGTTTTCTCCGAACTTTACAGCCAATTTGCCGTTTACGATTTCAGATACGGCATTCTCCCAATATTCTTTATCTGAAACAGACATCTGAGCGTTATAGTTTCTGAGATAATTGCTCCAATCAATGAAAGACGCTGTCTTCTCAGGGAGGACTATTGTTTCATCCCTGCTTGCCTGCTTTACTGCCGAATCAAAATCTTCAAGAAGGATTCTCCAAGAAACTCCGTCAACAACAAGGTGATGAATACACAGCCACAGTATTTTGAAATCGCCCATATCATAAATTGCAGCCTTGACAAACGGCCCGTTTTCAAGATCAAAACTCTTCTGAATATCCGTACTGGTCTTGAATATAATCTCCGCTTTGCGCTGCTCTGCTGACAGATCATAAATATAATAATCCGCAAGCTTTGATTTGGATATTGGAAGTATTTCAAGAGTTTCATTCCGATATACAGCTCTTAAAACATCATGGTGGCATATCAGACTATCTACTGCCTTTTTAACTGAATCATTATCAAAATCTGTAACATTAATTTGCATTGTCTGATTAAAGTGATTCGGTTTTGCCAAGCCCCAGTTTTGGAATTCTTTCATAATAGGTGTAGGCTCGATTTTACCATTTACTTCATCCTGCTCATAATGCTTTTCACCTGATTCAGTCTTAATGTTCAATGCTATCCTGTCAGCAGTTTTTCCGTTCATAATATCCTTTACAGTGGCTGAATACCCCGCATTTCTAAGCTTTGATATTATTTTTATCGCTTTAATGGAGTCACCGCCAAGTTCAAAGAAATTATCATTGATTCCCACCTGTTCCACATTCAGTATTTCACTGAATATATTGCAGATCTTCTCTTCGATCTCGTTTCTTGGTGCGATATATTCTTTTGCTGCTTTGGCTTCGATATCGGGCAATGCTCTCTTGTCAAGCTTTCCGTTTCGTGTTACAGGTATACTTTCTATCTGCATCATATATGCAGGTATCATGTATTCGGGCATGCTTTCGCTGAGCTTATCCCTAATTTCGGATATGCTCTTTTCTTCATCGCTTGTGAAATAAGCATATATTGCCTTATCTCCTGTGCTGTCCGCTCTCGCTATTACCGCACAGTCTTTTATTCCTTCAATTTCTCTTATTCTGCTTTCAATTTCACCAAGCTCGATTCGGAAGCCTCTTATCTTTACCTGTTCGTCGATTCGTCCGAGGTACTCGATATTTCCGTCAGGCAGCCATCTTGCAAGGTCTCCCGATCTGTACATTCTTCCTTCACCGAATGGGTTCTTTACGAACTTCTCTGCTGTCAGCTCAGGTCTGTTCAGATAGCCTCTTGCAAGTCCGTCTCCTGCTATACAAAGCTCGCCCGGCACTCCTATTCCGCAGAGCTTTTCTCCGTTCACTATGTATGCTCCTGCATTTGATATAGGCTTTCCTATCAGTACTGTTTCACCATCAAATTCGGGGGCAAGATCATAGTATGTCGAATATACCGCTGCTTCTGTCGGTCCGTAAATATTTCCAAGCAGCGTTTTGCTTCCATGCTTTTTCATTGCTGCATAGAATTCCTTTACAAGCTTCGCATTCAGCGCTTCTCCTGCTGCAAGTACATATCTCAGTCCCTTGATCTGCTCGATATATTTATCAGGCATTGCCATAAATACTGAAAGCATCGAAGGTACAAAATCTACAACTGTTGCCTTATACTGCTCGATCTCTGCTGCGATTTCTTCTGGCTCTTTTTCTGCATTTGGCTTCAGTATCGCAAGCTTTGCTCCTGCTTTGAACCACCAGAATATCTCACTTGCTGATACGTCAAATACGTATGTTGTCTTCTGTAGTATCACATCTTCTTCGTTTAATGGATACTTCTCCTGCATCCAGCTTATCAGGTTCACTATTCCCTGATGTCTGTTCAGGACTCCCTTTGGCTTGCCTGTTGTTCCCGAAGTATAGATACAATAGATAAGATCATTCGGTGTGTTGATATGCTGTAGATCATCGGACGCACCTTTCCAGACCTCTTCGTTTCCAAGGTCTATTACAGGTATTTCGTTGTCAATTATTACATTTTCAGTTGTGTATTTCAGTACTGCCTTTGGTTTGCAGTCATCAAGCATGAAGCTTATCCTATCCTTTGGATATGTCGGATCGATCGGCACATATGCTCCGCCTGACTTTATGATTCCGTAGATTCCGCATATCATTTCTATGCTTCTGTCAGCAATGATCGCTACAAAATCGTCTGGCTTTGCTCCGAATTCACGCAGTTTATGGGCAAGGCTGTTGGACTTTGCATTGAGCTCTGCATATGTAAGGCTGTTATTTTCAAATACAAGTGCTGTATTGTCAGGTGTTTTCTTCACCTGTTCTTCAAAGAGTTCAACTACCGTCTTGTCTCTTGGATAATCCATAGCTGTTGCATTGAAGTCGTTAAGGATAAGCTGCTTTTCTTCATCTGTTGTCATTTCAATGTCGCTTATCTTCTGCTCTGCATTGGCTGTGATCTCTTTCAGTACTTCAATG
Coding sequences:
- a CDS encoding non-ribosomal peptide synthetase: MAEVNKNIENIYTLSPMQEGILFHSLLNPGSGEYVLQTIYDLKYELDMSIVKNSLSLLFARFSILRTSFVYENLKKPKQVVLKVRQPEVNCIDLSDSSDFDEKYKEIVHKDIIRGFDFKNAPLLRVTYVKIGESAYKFILTTHHIIIDGWGLGIVFEKFYEYYERLFNGETYENIIKEIDNEKSTFPEYGEYIKWLTKQDQNKALLYWQDLLEGYNNVCDIPCCYYPEATDENVGCKEIEINENIVIKLKNIAENNSITLNCIAETAVGVMLQNYNGSNDVVFGKVVSGRNAPIYGIEDMLGLFINTIPIRFRTESDTSVISLLKAQQEQGSESLNYDYCSLGDIMNATSVGSDLIKVIFAFENFSSGNESKNDRSDESGLLIDSSREQTNFGISISAFERKDKLVFRVMYSPEKYGIKDVDAILQRLNKICSEIAEKSEKKFSAIEAVIDEEKSLIINDFNATEAEFPRDKTAAELFEEQAAKAPEKICYVCSGRSITYGELNRRANEIAYKLRELGVKANEFVGIITDRSVEMAVSIIAVLKSGGAYVPIDPKYPEERIRFMLEDSKPKAVIKYTHNSIEVPVGIEVIEPDKFTEGISANPKKIKNQSDLIYLIYTSGTTGKPKAVALEERGVVADIYNFKRTFVIDENVVSLQQASYSFDMFVEEFYPAICSGGRVVTAPAEIVPDVEKLHEYINKNEVTLVHCSPLLMNELNRLEELKTVKKYIVGSDKLKIEYLSNILKRDAEVWQTYGPTEGTVITTVYQIKRADEKYTKKYAGELVPIGKPKRNSKIYIMQGNSLCGIGVPGELCITGDGLARGYLNRPELTAEKFVKNPFGEGRMYRSGDLARWLPDGNIEFLGRIDEQVKIRGFRIELGEIESRIRGIDGIKDCAVIARADSTGDKAIYAYYTSDEEKSVSEIRDRLSESMPEYMVPAYMMQIEAIPVTRNGKLDKRALPDIEAKATKEYIAPRNEIEEKICNIFSEILNVEQVGIKDSFFELGGHSLRATRLVNRIEAETGTRIALKEVFAHPTAEQLAVLAGAESEEYVPIPKAEEKEYYPMSSAQKRTYLIQQMDPESTAYNMPQNLKLTGEVRPDDLRKALQEMTDRHEILRTQFLMIDGEPVQKILDHIDADFEYVTSEESDEELMKQFLRPFDLASGKPVRVKLVNKGEYHLLMFDIHHIVGDGASDEIFKREFMKLYNGEKLESLTHQFKDYSEWMRTRDLSGQAEYWKSQFEDEIPVLDMPTDFQRPQVQSHAGATVTSILDEKLSRRVKELVRKSGATEYMVFLAAAMVMLSKYSRQEDIVIGSPISGRTHKDTEVMLGMFINTLAMRGRPEKYKSFKDFLKEIKETCLKAYENQEYPFEELVEAVEVQRDMSRNPLFDVMLVLQNNETAKGELSGTEAEDTGIANVVAKFDMIFNIAEFGGKYGIGLEYCTALFREETAKQLIEHLTEVLKAVTENEDQKIGDIEAVTSDERKHILTDFNTTEAEYPRDKTAAELFEEQAAKAPEKICYVCSGRSITYGELNRRANEIAYKLRQFGVKANEFVGIITDRSVEMAVSIIAVLKSGGAYVPIDPKYPEERIRFMLEDSKPKAVIKYTHNSIEVPVGIEVIEPDKFTEGISANPKKIKNQSDLIYLIYTSGTTGKPKAVALEERGVVADIYNFKRTFVIDENVVSLQQASYSFDMFVEEFYPAICSGGRVVTAPAEIVPDVEKLHEYINKNEVTLVHCSPLLMNELNRLEELKTVKKYIVGSDKLKIEYLSNILKRDAEVWQTYGPTEGTVITTVYQIKRADEKYTKKYAGELVPIGKPKRNSKIYIMQGNSLCGIGVPGELCITGDGLARGYLNRPELTAEKFVKNPFGEGRMYRSGDLARWLPDGNIEFLGRIDEQVKIRGFRIELGEIESRIRGIDGIKDCAVIARADSTGDKAIYAYYTSDEEKSVSEIRDRLSESMPEYMVPAYMMQIKAIPVTRNGKLDKRALPEIEAKATKEYIAPRNEVEEKICNIFSEILNVEQVGIKDSFFELGGHSLRATRLVNRIEAETGTRIALKEVFAHPTAEQLAVLAGAESEEYLPIPKAEEKEYYPMSSAQKRTYLIQQMDPESTAYNMPQNLKLTGEVRPEDLRKALQEMTDRHEILRTQFLMIDGEPVQKILDHIDADFEYVTSEESDEELMKNFLRPFDLSSGKPVRVKLVNKGEYHLMMFDMHHIVGDGMSDEIFTREFMALYNGEKLEPLTHQFKDYSEWMRTRDLSDQAEYWKSQFEDEIPVLDMPTDFTRPQEQSYAGSITSTIIDEDLSKSVEDLVRKSGATEYMVFLAAAMVMLSKYSRQEDIVIGSPISGRTHKDTEGMLGMFVNTLAMRGRPEKNKSFKDFLKEIKETCLKAYENQEYPFEELVEAVEVQRDMSRNPLFDVMLVLQNNEIANGELSGAEAEETGSSETSAKFDLTFNVSEINGRFGIGLEYCTALFRSETADRILAHFIEVLKEITANAEQKISDIEMTTDEEKQLILNDFNATAMDYPRDKTVVELFEEQVKKTPDNTALVFENNSLTYAELNAKSNSLAHKLREFGAKPDDFVAIIADRSIEMICGIYGIIKSGGAYVPIDPTYPKDRISFMLDDCKPKAVLKYTTENVIIDNEIPVIDLGNEEVWKGASDDLQHINTPNDLIYCIYTSGTTGKPKGVLNRHQGIVNLISWMQEKYPLNEEDVILQKTTYVFDVSASEIFWWFKAGAKLAILKPNAEKEPEEIAAEIEQYKATVVDFVPSMLSVFMAMPDKYIEQIKGLRYVLAAGEALNAKLVKEFYAAMKKHGSKTLLGNIYGPTEAAVYSTYYDLAPEFDGETVLIGKPISNAGAYIVDGEKLCGIGVPGELCITGDGLARGYLNRPELTAEKFVKNPFGEGRMYRSGDLARWLPDGNIEFLGRIDEQVKIRGFRIELGEIESRIREIEGIKDCAVIARADSTGDKAIYAYYTSDEEKSVSEIRDRLSESMPEYMVPAYMMQIEAIPVTRNGKLDKRALPDIEAKAAKEYIAPRNEIEEKICNIFSEILNVEQVGIKDSFFELGGHSLRATRLVNRIEAETGTRIALKEVFAHPTAEQLAVLAGAESEEYVPIPKAGEKEYYPMSSAQKRTYLIQQMDPESTAYNMPQNLKLTGEVRPADLRKALQEMTDRHEILRTQFLMIDGEPVQKILDHIDADFEYVTSEESDEELMKNFLKPFDLASGKPVRVKLVNKGEYHLMMFDMHHIVGDGMSDEIFTREFMALYNGEKLEPLTHQFKDYSEWMRTRDLSDQAEYWKSQFEDEIPVLDMPTDFTRPQEQSYAGSITSRILDEDLSKSVKDLVRKSGTTEYMVFLAAAMVMLSKYSRQEDIVIGSPISGRTHKDTEGMLGMFVNTLAMRGRPEKNKSFKDFLKEIKETCLRAYENQEYPFEELVEAVEVQRDMSRNPLFDVMLVLQNNETANGELSGAEAEETGSSETSAKFDLTFNVSEINGRFGIGLEYCTALFRSETADRILAHFIEVLKSITANAEKKISEIEMTTDEEKQLILNDFNATAMDYPRDKTVVELFEEQVKKTPNNTALVFDNNSLTYAELNARANSLAHKLREFGVKPDDFVAIIADRSIEMICGIYGIIKSGGAYVPIDPTYPKDRIGFMLDDCKPKAVLKYTTENVIIDNEIPVIDLGNEEVWKGAPDDLQHINTPNDLIYCIYTSGTTGKPKGVTIGNLSLNNYLRTVGEHFYIHDGVIPLITNYAFDLTVTAILGSMLLGRTLMLFMTEYDLAKYASENDVAVLKIVPSHLNLLMDEIETFGKCKIHALMLGGEAVTRPLTERIVSVIGEDTEIINEYGPTEATVASSFAKLKNGEPITIGKPFYNTQIYIMNDMEFCGIGVPGELCIAGDGVARGYLNRLELTDEKFVKNPFGDGRMYRTGDLARWLPDGNIEYLGRIDEQVKIRGFRIELGEIESRISEIDGIKDCAVIARADSTGDKAIYAYYTSDEEKSVSEIRDRLSAVMPEYMVPAYMMQIEAIPVTRNGKLDKRALPDIEAKAAKEYAAPRNEKEEAVCSAFSEILNIETVGIKDNFFELGGDSIKAIRIISKLRNYGYKVTVKDIMSGKTAENIALSLSSESNEKKYEQGEVYGRIEATPILMKFRNLSLSMPDHYNMSKFFIVNGVENEQLSEIVRKLVIHHDMLRVVFRNDTFEILPVNESKLFDFIEFDLTDSAEPIKEMTEKCTKVQESICLSDGPVVKAAVFDTKEDKVMVLIIHHIAVDGVSWRIISEDIETAVKKARNGETIEFPPKTASYIEWSKKLREYADMQTDEEKLYWKNASDEAAEGIIKGNYEDDSDQEPFAFVKLDEERTNMLLTKCVNADGAKINELLLAGLSMALRRLTDQHKLSVKLEGHGREAIHVPIDVDRTVGWFTNEYVINVDCLDDYDGAVKSAIRAVRSVPNNGMRYGYNAHTCEPDICFNYLGDFGHSESEEGKVYPCGKMVSEENVLPEKISINGMVINGIMSFNFYSYDRRFGFNAVSAFAEVFIQTLIELSDYCDSIDKKS